The following proteins are encoded in a genomic region of Nitrospiraceae bacterium:
- a CDS encoding DUF3391 domain-containing protein, whose translation MTTRKRLACSQICAGMYLVRILDSWWKSPFFHHRRLLSSHDVQQLLQSGIREVEIDTAKGLDVPTDTETFSLQNTLECHSEAKTLFDQDETSGYKSSPCFPEKEDGLEDDHQKRLIRLREDTIAALEDMFEGVKTGQAIPHLAMEETAKAFVEKALAHPAVLAEIMLIEHLEQFDPTLYSHVVDTALLSILVGLQLKWEVKQLEEIAVAALLHDVGYMRLPLNLVQSRWGSIGIDYSLLQQHVDMGMVLINKHSEFSQDIVQMVQEHHAYLDGSGYSTILGGKPVSDSGILLGLTDYVDELLAVGNAGGSFPVALGIRRVYQEAQKGKFPTRFVEAMIRVLGVYPVGTVVQLSTGEDAVVVKQNPEMSVRPHVKIFRTSTGEILKNPEVRNLGTHSELKYEVRITKVLDSVDPSINLREIFS comes from the coding sequence ATGACGACTCGAAAGCGTCTTGCCTGTTCACAGATATGTGCAGGCATGTATTTGGTGCGAATTCTCGATTCATGGTGGAAGTCGCCGTTTTTTCATCACCGCCGACTGCTTTCCTCCCACGATGTGCAGCAATTGCTCCAATCGGGCATTCGTGAAGTCGAAATTGATACTGCCAAGGGGCTTGATGTTCCGACCGATACAGAAACCTTTTCCCTCCAGAACACCCTTGAGTGTCATTCGGAGGCAAAGACGCTTTTCGATCAGGATGAAACATCCGGGTATAAGTCCTCCCCATGCTTTCCGGAGAAAGAGGATGGACTGGAAGATGACCATCAAAAACGGCTAATACGGTTGCGCGAAGATACGATTGCGGCATTGGAAGACATGTTTGAAGGCGTCAAAACCGGTCAGGCCATTCCTCACCTCGCCATGGAGGAGACCGCCAAGGCCTTTGTGGAAAAAGCCTTAGCCCACCCTGCCGTCCTTGCCGAGATCATGCTTATTGAGCATCTTGAACAGTTTGATCCCACCCTCTACTCGCATGTTGTTGATACAGCCTTGTTGTCGATTCTCGTCGGCCTCCAACTCAAATGGGAGGTGAAGCAACTTGAAGAGATCGCCGTCGCTGCCTTGTTACATGATGTCGGGTATATGCGGCTTCCTCTCAACCTGGTTCAGTCACGATGGGGGAGCATTGGGATTGATTATTCGTTGTTACAGCAACATGTCGATATGGGAATGGTGCTGATCAATAAACATTCGGAATTTTCGCAGGACATCGTTCAGATGGTGCAGGAGCATCATGCCTATCTGGATGGCTCAGGGTATTCCACCATTTTAGGTGGAAAACCGGTCTCCGACTCTGGAATTTTATTAGGACTCACCGATTATGTTGATGAGTTGCTCGCTGTGGGGAATGCCGGTGGATCATTTCCGGTGGCCTTAGGGATACGGCGAGTCTACCAAGAAGCACAAAAAGGAAAGTTCCCGACGCGGTTTGTCGAAGCCATGATTCGTGTATTGGGAGTGTATCCGGTGGGCACGGTTGTGCAACTTTCCACGGGTGAGGATGCCGTGGTGGTGAAGCAGAATCCTGAGATGAGCGTGAGGCCACATGTGAAAATTTTCAGAACATCCACCGGCGAAATTCTCAAGAACCCCGAGGTAAGAAATTTAGGGACACATTCAGAATTAAAGTATGAAGTGAGAATTACGAAAGTGCTAGATTCTGTAGATCCTTCTATTAACCTTCGCGAAATTTTCTCCTAG
- a CDS encoding STAS domain-containing protein: protein MNVTQEKRENVVVVHLAGRFDFGARKTFKDSLGEAMKEELPIVLDFGEVSFVDSSALGILVIAHQTLKSKKIPFSLVNPQPYVRQVLDLANVAKMIPIYQTIGEVPQMAVVSSEV, encoded by the coding sequence ATGAATGTTACGCAAGAAAAGCGTGAAAATGTCGTGGTCGTGCATTTGGCGGGACGGTTTGACTTTGGCGCAAGAAAAACCTTCAAAGACAGTTTAGGAGAGGCGATGAAAGAAGAGTTGCCGATTGTCTTGGATTTTGGAGAGGTATCGTTTGTGGATAGTTCCGCTTTGGGCATTTTAGTGATTGCCCATCAAACTCTTAAAAGTAAAAAAATCCCCTTTAGTCTCGTGAATCCTCAACCGTATGTTCGCCAGGTTTTGGATTTAGCCAATGTGGCCAAAATGATCCCTATTTATCAGACAATTGGTGAGGTCCCTCAAATGGCGGTTGTATCATCAGAGGTATAA